A DNA window from Pyrus communis chromosome 3, drPyrComm1.1, whole genome shotgun sequence contains the following coding sequences:
- the LOC137728720 gene encoding eukaryotic translation initiation factor 6-2-like, which produces MATRLQFENSCEVGVFSKLTNAYCLVAIGGSENFYSTFEGELADVIPVVKTSIGGTRIIGRLCAGNKNGLLVPHTTTDQELQHLRNSLPDQVVVQRIEERLSALGNCIACNDHVALTHTDLDRETEEMIADVLGVEVFRQTIAGNILVGSFCAFTNRGGLVHPHTSVEDLDELSTLLQVPLVAGTVNRGSEVIGAGMIVNDWTAFCGLDTTATELSVIESVFKLREAQPSAIVDEMRKSLIDSYV; this is translated from the exons ATGGCAACCA GATTGCAATTCGAGAACTCGTGCGAGGTTGGGGTGTTTTCGAAGCTGACGAACGCGTACTGTTTGGTCGCCATCGGCGGCTCTGAGAATTTCTACAGCACCTTTGAGGGGGAGTTGGCTGATGTCATCCCGGTTGTGAAAACCTCCATTGGCGGCACTCGCATCATCGGTCGCCTCTGTGCTg GAAACAAAAACGGGCTTCTTGTGCCTCACACCACCACTGACCAAG aacTCCAGCACTTGAGGAACAGCTTACCTGATCAGGTTGTTGTTCAGCGTATCGAAGAGAGACTATCGGCTCTTGGTAACTGCATCGCTTGCAATGATCATGTTGCTCTTACGCACACTGATCTTGACAGG gAAACTGAGGAGATGATTGCAGATGTTCTTGGAGTGGAAGTTTTTAGGCAGACGATTGCTGGTAATATACTTGTCGGCAGCTTCTGTGCCTTCACCAACAGAGGTGGCTTG GTACATCCCCACACATCTGTTGAAGATCTGGATGAACTGTCAACGCTCCTTCAGGTCCCTCTTGTTGCTGGAACAGTCAACCGCGGTAGTGAAGTGATAGGTGCAGGCATGATAGTGAACGACTGGACAGCGTTCTGCGGGCTAGACACCACTGCCACAGAACTCTCGGTTATTGAAAGTGTTTTCAAGTTGAGGGAAGCTCAACCTAGTGCTATTGTGGATGAAATGAGGAAATCATTGATTGACAGCTATGTCTAA
- the LOC137729049 gene encoding uncharacterized protein, with protein MVASSSSLSEYSSDSSSSSSSSSRRRHRRHNRSRRDKDQEKDKDALKIRKKISRSNTKRRRRHRHRHSSSDSYSSSSPSDSRSDSSSDSELETSSKSKKRKKSDRHKKSKEKDQSKSHRHKHHRKLKEKQKNERSSGPVQLSKFLGRDKDDGVRRSAVSGKKILLKLEKTKEDKAAEDKRNELLKFLNASFD; from the exons ATGGTGGCATCGTCCTCATCGTTGTCTGAGTACTCCTCGGACTCCTCCTCGTCATCTTCGTCTTCATCTCGCCGTCGACATCGTCGCCACAACCGCAGTCGCCGAGACAAAGACCAGGAGAAAGACAAAGATGCCCTCAAGATCCGAAAAAAGATCAGTCGCTCCAACACCAAACGACGCCGCAGACACCGCCACCGCCACTCCTCGTCGGATTCTTACTCTTCCTCCTCTCCTTCCGATTCCAG AAGTGATAGTTCTTCGGACAGTGAACTAGAAACATCTAGTAAGTCAAAGAAGCGCAAGAAGAGTGACAGACATAAGAAG AGCAAGGAAAAGGACCAGAGCAAGAGTCATCGCCATAAACATCATAGGAAACTCAAGGAG AAACAGAAGAATGAGAGAAGTAGCGGCCCTGTTCAGCTTTCAAAG TTTTTAGGGCGTGACAAAGATGATGGAGTTCGTCGCAGTGCTGTCTCTGGAAAAAAG ATTCTACTGAAACTTGAGAAGACAAAGGAGGACAAGGCGGCCGAAGACAAAAGGAATGAATTGCTGAAGTTCTTAAATGCTAGTTTTGATTGA